The Panicum hallii strain FIL2 chromosome 5, PHallii_v3.1, whole genome shotgun sequence genome contains the following window.
TTAGAAATCATGGTACTGATGGCGTGGAGCATCTGGACCACTAGGAACGATCGGATATTCAACTACATTCAACAATACAAGATTGCAAAAGAAATTTCTGCAATGAATTTAAGCTTTTCTTCCACAGAGTAAAACGGACCAAGATTGATGAGATGAAAGTTTGGCTGGCACTACGCTGCTAATCTCGTTTAGATGGTTTCTAGCTTAGTGGTTCTCGTTTTAGGCTTTTCGTTCTTCTTTTTGTGGTTGTCTTTGTACTCTTGAACTCTTATTcttttattatatatatatatatatatatatatatatgtatgcgagtgtgtgtatatatatatccagTAGGGGATTCTGTCCCCTTCTGTTTCTTGAAAAAAAATGGAGACTGCAGCCGGTAGGCGGGGCCTGCAGGATCCGCCACTGTGTGTAGGATATGTAGCTCCATACACCACTTTCAAAAGTCTGTATGGGTTCAAAGTATTTTGGAGATGGAATTTGATTAAAAATCGACGAACAAAGGCCGGCGGGACATTGCTCTGAACCTCATCGCCAGCTGCATGCCTCTCTGCTTCAGCTGTCTCGCTGTGCCACGCAGGCCTTTGCACGGTGAATCCTAACAATGTAAGAAGAGCCATACAGGGTGCTGGACACCATCGCGGCCGTCGAGCTCAATTCTTTTGTATGCATCGCGCCTGAGCACcggccgagctcgccgccgccgccgtcgagtaCCTTGCAAGAAGCTCAGGCTAGCTAAAACAAAATTCAATTGGCGGGGCGGATCGGATATTCGATCGGGGATAGCGTAGCTGGGGACCGATGCAATTAGCTAGATTGTTAAGTAATTAGTGCAAACAACAAGAGCAAAAGTAAAAGCACACAAATTATAGGTAGAAATGTGGTGGGGGGTGAATGTGCATAGATCTTCCCTTTATTCACATGAGACTGCCATCTGCAGGTTCTTTCACTTGCTTCGTTCCGCCGACCAAATAAAGATCAGCCATACAGTAGAATTCAGTCATACTATACAGTAAAATATAGAATTCAGTCATAGGAATGTGCGATACAGGATCTGTTTGGAGGAGTTAAAgttgagtgctaaactttagcgcATATTAGCACGTATGCACATGCTAAAGTTTTTAAGTCTTGGCTAAAATTTAGCCCACCGTTAGTACTCCTGTTTGGATGAGCTaatgctaaaatttagcactttcatccattagcacttggatccaaaCGGTACATGCattaagaaaaaaaaactcGCTGATCTGAAACCTCAACGCTCAACCATATATACTATCAGCCTATCACTAGATATGATACCCTCCCTAATACAGCTGCTCTCTTTGGCCATTCCACCACCTTGACCTGCACCAACAAGATCGAAATTAAATGCTCATTAATTCATTCATGCATGTTCTTATTAAGcaaattatatatataatatgtCAACTTAATCAAATTAAGTGAAAGTAATAAGATATAATACTAAATACCAGAAGTAATCCCATCGTGGATTCATCTTTGACATGCGGTTCACCCCATACGGGTACTCGGCACGCCGGGCATTGCGGAAAGCACAGCAGCCACACGAGTAGATGGCGATGAGCGCAACGAGGACCATGACGTTGAGGATGGTGATGTTGTGCCAGTCTCGCCGCACCTGCTCCAGCACTCCGGCCTTGCACGAGTCGCACTGGTAGCACAGGATGCCGGGGGCGTTGTTCCACCGGTAGCAGTCCTCGTCCTGCGCCTCCACGGGCACGCCGGCTTGGTTGTACGTGCAGGATGTGGGTGGCTTGCAGCATCCCGACTGTATTGGCGTCAGGCTATGCTGCAGGTAATCCATGGGCGTCCAGGCCGCGATCCTGGGGCACGCTCCGGACCCGACCACGCATGCCAGCGCCGGCCGCCAGTAGCGGTCGACCTGGGCGCGCTTCTGCAGCCAGGCCGAGTAATCTCTGATCCGGAACTCCTGGTAGGGCCTGCCAGGCACTTgcctgccgccgccccccgccgtgACGGCCATGCCGAAGACGGTGATCCCCAGCAGGGCGACGACGAGCAGCAGCATGGCCAGGAGGTACAGCCACAGCGCCCATGTCACATGGTAGCAGGCGCCGATGAAGCCGGCAAGGGAGACGAGGAGGACGATGAATCCGATGGCCAGGAGCGGCGCCTGCAGCGCGGATTCGCATGTCGCCGCCGAGCCGTGCGCCAGCCACAGCCCTGCGCCGATGATGGGGATGGAGGCAAGGAGCATCACCAGGTTGAGGTACCCGATGACTATGTTGCTCAGGCGGTGTGGGTACGGGTGTGAGTGCATAGTCatcagctgctgccgctgctgcttcttcctcctctctctctctctctcgatttctctccctctctctctctctcaatgcTAGCTAACTACTGCTACTACCAGTATATGCTGGCAATACCTTAGctacttgctgctgctgctcgatAGATCCTAGTATATAGCTAGCTAGCTAAGCTAGTTGTTGCTGGCCTCACATATGCTTTTCTTTAGTGCTTTTTCGGGTGGCGTGAACCCCGGGCCTAGCTCTGCTGTGTGTGCATGTGAGCTGGAAATCGATCTAGTAAGGCAGCTTTTCCTAATTAACCAAAATCTCACTTTAGTTACTAGTTTTGTATAcatatatgcatgcacgtatCATTGTTAGTTCCATGTTTTCAGTCTGCTGGGCTGCACTGCATACATGCATGAGTTCTGaaaacatgcatgcatgcaatcCTTTATTCTACCTGCAATCGCGGGATTAATTGATTCTTAATCATTAAGGAATGCAGCTGGGATCGATCAGGATCTGGGTTAAGAAAGAGGCAATGGGGGCCGGGCGGGGGCCCCCGGCAGGCTTCTTTTTGATTGCTTGGTGACGCGCATGCATGCTTGGTAAGTAAAGTAGCTTATTGTGGTCGTCCAATGTAATTTTTCTTTTGGGATGGAGAAGCATTTTCAGCTGGACAAAGCTAAAGATACGGCGTGCcttcgctgcactcggggtgtttggatccaagtgctaatattcaaaaGAAAAAGTTCTTTTTACCTCCTTTAACTTTAGGATGAATTCGTATTTCCTCCTTAAATAATGAAATCAACTCACAATACCAGACACATGACCTCATAGCTGGTTTCTCTTAGTggtttatttctttttctttcatgTTTATTTTGCCCGAATCTTTGGAAAATTATAGTAAatcaaaaaaattataaaatataAAATTCAATTTTATTGGACTCcacatgagtagatctatgcagtaaacatataatataatataatttagtaaaaaatttgttgtacttttagatatatatttttatataattaaTAGCTACAGTTTTCGCGTGAAACTTTTATGGTGGTCTAATCATTATATGCTTGAACTGTAAATACTCATTAGATTATGTATGCTTGAGCAACTAAATTCCAAGCTATATCAGAGACTCTTCAGTTTCTCAAGCATACATGATTCaatgagcatgaaatttttactacagATCAAGAATATAATTATTAGCCCACCACAAAAATTTACCATAATTGGACTATGGAAACTATGGCTATGAATTAATTATAAAAaagtatatatctaaaagtacaataaattttttttactaaattatatcaaatcatatgttcactgcatagatctactcatgtgGAGTCCAACAGAATTAGATTTTCTATTTATGATTTTTTTTGTGATTCATTATGATTTTTCAAAGATTCAGCCAAAATAAACATAAAAGAAAATGAGAGAAACCAGCTAGAGAGGTTACGTGTCCGGTATCGTGAGTCCGAGGAGTCCAAGCGAACGGTTTCATTATCTAGGGAGGAAACGCGGATTTGTCCCAAAGTTCTGGGAGTTAAAAAGGACTTTTTCCTATCCAAAAGTGCTAAGCTTTAATACTAGTTTATCCAAACAGAAGTGCTAATAGGgtaggctaaactttagccaagaCTTAAAAACTTTAGCATCGAATATGATTGCTAATACTCCCTCCATCATGAAATATAAGATATTGAAGGGTTTAAAATTTGTACTGCAATGTAAGGCAATCTAagatttttggataaatattaaataaaattattTTTTTGTCTCTTAGCTGTCTTAATATATCTTAAAATTTCTAAAAAGACTCTAAAATGTCTTATAGTACAGGACAGAGGGACTTTAGCCCATCCAAACAGACTCTAAGTTGTAGCTCCCCGGGTTGAAGTATGCATATGTGTTTGGAATATAATTACTCTTTTGTGCGTGATTAACGGCAGTGTGGCCTTTGCCCTAAAAAATTCCGGCAGTGCATGTGGCCGTGCAGACCAATGCAAGCGATGTATATTCGACCTGGTAAAACTCGGTCGGTAGCATCTCATGCATGGTGACCTGTTGTTGCAAGAGCTGATGAGGAGCATGAGCCTATACATCACACGGTGATCGTGATCCTATCCAGCAGACGGCTGAAATTTTAGATCAGAGGAGTTCATCAGGCGACGGATCTCGACCATAGTCCATTGATGATCTCCATTCACACATGAGGCCAAGCTTGTACAGCGGCCATCCCCAGCTATTACTCTGGGGTAAAAGGAAAGAAGCAATCCGAGCGACTCCCAGTGCAGACCTTCCGCCATTATTGGTCCTTTCAGGGTAACTAGCTAGGTTGATAGTTTTGCGAGACCAGTTCGTTGCCAAGGTGGAATCATCAGTGGTGTAGAGCCGGTGTGTATAGAACCTTGAGATAAAGGCATTGGTTCCGTAATCCTAGATCACAGACACCCAGACCTCCATTTTCTTTTGGGGTGCCTACTCTCAGCCAGGTAACAAGATACTCCTATGGTGCACCGGTGATCTTATCTGCACTTGACCAGATGAAGGCTCTACGCTTCTTGTCCAACGTATCAGTTGCTCCTTATTGGGGAAACAGAAGTTGCATGTGCTCACCTACATGCCTGAGTGCAGTGCAGGGAGGTCTCCCATAACCCTCATTGGAGAATGGAGATGATCTGGAAATGATGGAGATAGAGTGCACGCACGTGTGCAGCTTTGGTCAGTTCTAAGTGGTTCCAACCCCTTCTTCCCTCCTCATCTTCTcgtcctcccctccctcctttttCCCTCTATGATTTGGTGCTCAAAGCCACCAGCGGAGGTATTTATACTCCCAAATTGGTTGGAGGTGTCTCTAGACGGATAAATTAATGGTCGACGAAGAAATCCTAGACCTATATATAGTCTCAAAGAatatatctatctatctatatctatatatatacacGATAATACTATTCTACACCTACACCTTAGGTGCAGAGGTGTAGCGTTTATTCTACATGAAATTACTAAATTAAATTGCCGAATTACTGAATCACGTTTAGTAAAATGGTGTTCAGTAATCGCGCGGAATAGTTATTATTGAAAAATTATTCAGTAATTAGTTAGGTATAGCTACACCTAAGGTGTAGAATAGCACGTGGGTATATATATTCTACACCGAAAGCTAAATTGAGCAGAATTAGTGAACATATTTTCAGTAATTTAGTAATCGGCGAGGTATTACCAAATATTGTTCAGTAATTTGATAAATTTAGTTCAGTATTTTGATAATTATTTTTGCTAGTAATAGAAGGTGGGTGTAGAATAGCGTTGccgtatgtatgtatatatatataggaaaaATCTGTTTTACACGCGCTTGTAACTGGCTCCtacatgtgtatctcatgatgAAGTAGGGCGTATCTGACCCAACTAAAGTTACGTACGAGGTGTATATGATCATATTAAATCATCTGTGATGGTATATACTTTAAGTATGTGACCATACATGGAGTTTATGGACATACTcgtttttatatactagtactaatatataatcatgatatatttaaaaaatagggataCTTTTGAAATTTTTTCGTACATATCCCTCtaaagtatcttagaattagtatacgAACATACTCAAAACGATAAATAAGTACGTGGACACACGCATGGTGGTATACTGATAGTGAGAGTAACTACGAGCGAGTGTAGATAAAAattgtcatatatatatatatatatatatatatatatatatgtgtgtgcgcgcgcgtgcacgcgcgtatatatatgtatgtatgtaccTATGTATGATGATATAGCTAGCTAGAACGCGTTTGCTCTCAAAGCCCGGGGTAGTATCTATATATCTCGCTCATCGATCGTGAATTGTTGCATCAGAATTATATTCAGGAGCAGAGCATGCATGTCATGTGTGATCCAAGCAATCCAACCCATCCTCTCCGTTCTACCTAATCTACTACCTCTCTACCCACTATATATACGATCGATACGATCATCATATCTACTGGTGGAGAagctagctgctgctgctgcttgctgCTGGTGCCGCCAATGAGGCCGCCGCCTCGGCGAGGTACTCCAGCGTGACGGCCGCGTCGCTCATGAGCGGGCGAGCGGACGCCTCGTCCTGCAGGCACAtggcggccacggccacggcctgCTTGAGGTCCCTCTCCGGGAAGTCCCCTCGCAGGAGCGGGTCGGCGAGCTCGCGGTACCTCTTGCCGTCCCGGAGCATGGGCCTGGCCCAGgccaccagcagctgctccgCGGGGGGCCTGGAGGAGTCGACGGCGCGCCGCCCGGTGACGAGCTCCAGCAGCAGCACGCCGAAGCTGTACACGTCGGTCTTCACCGTGAGGTTGCCGGCGCGCACGTACTCGGGGGCGCAGTAGCCGTAGGTGCCCATCACGCGCGGGGAGCGGTCGCCGACGGGCCCCAGCTTGGCGAGCCCGAAGTCGGAGAGCTTGGGGCAGAGGGCGTCGTCGAGGAGGACGTTGGAGGACTTGAGGTCGCGGTAGATCACGGGCGGGTTGGCCgtctcgtgcaggtactcgaggCCCCGGGCGGCGCCCAGCGCCACGCGCATGCGCGTCTCCCAGCTCAGCGCCCGCTGCGGCTCgtcctgctcgccgccggcggggagCAGCAGGTGGTCCGCCAGCGACCCCAGAGCCATGTACTCGTACACCAGcagccgctgctcgccgtcggCGCAGTAGCCCACCAGGTTCACCAGGTTGGGGTGGTGCAGCAGGCTCAGCATCAGCACCTCCACCACGAACTCGCGGTTGCCCTGCGCGCCCTCGCGGTCCAGCTGCTTCACCGCCACCACCTGCCCGCTCTCCAGCCGGCCGCGGTATACGCGCCCGAACCCGCCCTCCCCCAGCAGGCACTCCGCCCGGAAGTTGTCCGTGGCCGCCGCGAGCTCGCCGTAGGTGAAGGCGCgcgccctgctgctgctgctccgccGATCGGCGATGATGCTCGCCGCCGCTGTGTCGCCTGCCGTCAGCAGCCACCATGATGTTACATCATATATTAATTCGTCATGCGATCCACGGTCGCTGCTTACTATATATATGTACTTACCGCCGGCTTGTTGGTTGCGGCCGGACGAGCAGGACAACCGCAGGCTACGACCGCGCCTcctcgacggcgacggcgacggcgcctcctcctcctcaccggCTGGCTTGAAGCACGCAAAGCAGCCCACCATGATCTATCTTGCTCCTCGATAGAGCAATTTAATCAAAGCAGATGTGATCGAGCCAGCAGCAGGTACGTAAAACACTCTGACGATCCATATGCATGCAAGCTAAGAACAGGATCGGAGGACAAAATGCAAGCAATCaggtcgatcgatcgatcgatcgagaaCAAGCAGCAACGCAAGAGAAACAATCTAAGGCATGCATGTGTTACCTAGTGACGGCAATAAACCAAATTAAGCCGCTTACCACGATCTCTTGTCTATTACAAGTAGGAACTAAAATTAGTATGCATGTCCCCCATTATATACCGAGGGTCAGTACATGCATCGCTAAATTCACTGCACCTCTCTTGcaatatttttagaaaataaatTCTTTCTTGTTCTTATTTGAAGCTCAGTAGACTAGGTTGGAAGCGGGCTGTTGAGTTATGCAACCATGAGAACCAAATTCAACCAAGGATACAAATTCAACACTATAGACTCTGAAATTAAATAATGCAAAAGCCTAAAGACACGAATGGTTGGACTATAGGACAAAGGTAAAAGGATGGCAAAAGTGCAAACCTCATGGTATAGCTGAGTCTTTGATTACCACTTGATGGCAAGGGGTGTGCCTAGTTTTCCATCATAAGAAGATAACTAACGACATGGCGGCCACTTGACACAAGCGATTCGACTTCTGATCAATAAGATCCAAGCTTGTAGTCGAAACACCACGACATCTCTAGTTACCAGCCGTGCGTTGCCCTGTTGATCTCGCTATAAAGGCTAATCCTTACCTTCAAATTGAAAAACACAAATAGAAAGAACGCAACAAAGGTTGTTGATGATGGATTATACTTACAATTGGGATCTTACAAACCGACGATGGCGAAACTGTTCTTAACATACTAATCTAAGCAAAACTCAAAACTTTCATTGGCAGCGGTTACTAAATATGTTGGTATCGGACAAGCCAACCCCAAACAGAAAATGAAAATGGGAACTCGAGCTCAGCCAAATAACCTTATATGCACTAGAGTACCCTGCACACAAACGAGGGAAAACAGCTCCCGCAACATACCTCTCAACCGTCGGAGGTTACCTCTTTGATCCTTGTAAACTAGCTAGATGGCTAGATCGGTGAGTGCTCATTGGAGGTGGTGATCCCCAACAAAATATAAAGAGTTTAGAGCCAGCCAAGAACCCTAGACGCATCCCTAATTGTTCTCCAATACGATACACGGCGCAATAGCCCAAAACGAGATGGCGTGCATCCTGAACAGCTTTTCTATGTTGTTTCGACAATTTCCAATTACTTGGATATGATAATAACGTGGGATCGCTATTGGAAAGTTTATCTCTTTAGCTTTATATATTTATGTAGAACTTTAAAAATGGAGTCCTTATGTGTCATGGGCGATGATTTTAGTACAGATTGCTCCTGAATTCTGAGATGGACTCAAATTCGTCATGTTGGGGACCTTCGGCTTGGCTTGAACGCCCGGCTGgtcttctcctccattcctctcTCGGATACTTTCTGGTTCTCTCCATTATTTTAAGTATATTTATATTAGTATACTATTTTTATAATTACTAAACGTGAACAAGCTCACCTTCTAATTTAGCTGTTGTGCAAAAACTCTAGTGATCGATTCTAACCTCTATCACAAACTTTGAGCCCTCGAACTCGGGAATGCAATTTGACCAAAAAAATGGACGTACTACCTGAACTAGTATAAATCCTGGATCTTTGAGAGCCAATCCATACGAGTTAACACGTGACACAAATTTACTAGTCGGTGCTACGAAATGTTGACGAGTAGAGATAAATTACTTTATTCTTTATTAGGAAGGTTATCTTGAGAATAGAGGCGGTACGTAATAAAAATTATGTCGGTTAAATGAAAAACGTGGAAGAAATTTTGGAATTTGTCCCGTGCGCGAAGGCACACTCACGTTTTTAGTGTGAAGACTTGATGGAGCTTTTCACAAATAAAGGACAAGGGTTAAATCAGAAGAAATACTGGTGGCTGATGCCGCTAGAGGAGAGGAGAACAAAAATCTACAAACTTTGGCACGCAAACCCTCACGGGAAGGggaaatataaatatatatatatatatatatatattcttcCTATTTAACACCCAATAGCTATTTAACGCGGTGCCAGCCCTGTCCGACCGATCGAACCAGAGCTTTTGATGTTCGAAAATTGAAATTTCCAAGCATCGTGCCGTACGATGCCTTTTGTGGGACCTGGCTAGGGCTGGATATCGAGCCGTCTCGGCTTGGCTCGGCTCGGCGCCCCTCGTTATTCTAACCAGctagctcggctcggctcgttaacGAAACGAGCATAAATGCTGACTCGGCTTGGCTCGGTCCAGCTCGGTCAGCTCGCAAGCCACAACAATATGACGTGATCCGGCAATGCTCGACCGATGCTCCGCTTCGCCGCCGAGGATGGCACTGTCCTCTACGCCCCTACCTTGCGGGCGCGCCTGCTCTCCTTGATTCAATGTTGGGCAAATCCTCCTCGAGCTTCTCGTCCTCAATGGCAGGCAACGGGCGTCGGCTCCTGTGACCGAGCGGCCCTGCGCCTACGGCGCTCGCAGCAGggaagggcaagaggggagcgCCGAGCGGGCGGAGGGAGGACAGAGAGCGGGCAGCGGGCGTCTGCTCCTTTGATTTGATGCTGGGTGGagcctcctcgagctcctcgTCCTCCATGGCGGGCAACGGGCGGCCGCTCCTGTGGCCAAGCGCCCTGGTGCCTGCGGCGCTCGCAGCAGCGAAGGACCAGAGGGGAGCGTTGAGTGCCGGAGCGAGCGGAGGGGAGGGCAGAGGGGAGCGGGCAGCGGGAGGAGGCTGGGCGGGCGTCGGAGCCTCCACGCTTGGCAGGCGATGTGTTGCGAGTCGGAGGAGGTGAGGGCAAAGGCGATTGGATAGGGGGATTGGGGATCGGCCGCCGAACAAAATATATGGGGATCGACTCAGGAGGATTCTAGTGTGTCTAGACACACTATTAGGCCTATTGGGCCAGTACATTTGGGCCGGTGGCCTGCTGGTGACCCAAAGCTCGTTAAGCTCGTGAGCCGGCTCGAGCCAGCTCGGTGTACTAACGAGAAAAAAATTGCTGCTCGGCTCGTTAGTAAATTACAGAGCCAAGCTGAGCTAGCTACGAGCCGAGCGAGCTACGATCGTTTCGTCCAACCCTAGACCTGGCTGCAATGCTGTTCTCCGCAGCCACGGACACGACGCGCATCTTTTCCTGTTCCTCGGCCGCGCCGGCGTCGATCCAAGCCGCCGTTGTCCCTGGATTTCACCGACGGCGATTCCTCCCCAGTGTGCACTCTTGCTCCGATCTCCTTCATCGGGGTCGTCGTCGCCGTTCCACGCACCACCTGGATCCACGGCGTTCTTATTATTAGCGATCCCCTCGAACCACGGCGGGATCGGCTTTGATTCCTCAAGGATTGACTCAATCAGATTCCGAGTAGATCAATCGGCCATCACGACATCGACTGCGGGTGCTGCGAATTGGTCCTCGATGCGAATGCAGGTGCCCAGCTGATTGCTTGTCTAGACGGCAATCTGATCCTTTATACATTTACTTATTTAATTCTCTCTGTTCTCGCTGCAGGAGCATCTGTACAAGGATGTTGGGGAAGAAATGGGACGACGTATCAGAATGTAGGAATTGACAGAATACCTCATCCGTGTATAAGACTGAATATGAAGAAATCAACTAGCTAGCGATCGAAAtgacttattttat
Protein-coding sequences here:
- the LOC112895493 gene encoding probable serine/threonine-protein kinase PBL25; translation: MVGCFACFKPAGEEEEAPSPSPSRRRGRSLRLSCSSGRNQQAGGKYIYIVSSDRGSHDELIYDVTSWWLLTAGDTAAASIIADRRSSSSRARAFTYGELAAATDNFRAECLLGEGGFGRVYRGRLESGQVVAVKQLDREGAQGNREFVVEVLMLSLLHHPNLVNLVGYCADGEQRLLVYEYMALGSLADHLLLPAGGEQDEPQRALSWETRMRVALGAARGLEYLHETANPPVIYRDLKSSNVLLDDALCPKLSDFGLAKLGPVGDRSPRVMGTYGYCAPEYVRAGNLTVKTDVYSFGVLLLELVTGRRAVDSSRPPAEQLLVAWARPMLRDGKRYRELADPLLRGDFPERDLKQAVAVAAMCLQDEASARPLMSDAAVTLEYLAEAAASLAAPAASSSSS
- the LOC112894699 gene encoding tetraspanin-6-like — its product is MTMHSHPYPHRLSNIVIGYLNLVMLLASIPIIGAGLWLAHGSAATCESALQAPLLAIGFIVLLVSLAGFIGACYHVTWALWLYLLAMLLLVVALLGITVFGMAVTAGGGGRQVPGRPYQEFRIRDYSAWLQKRAQVDRYWRPALACVVGSGACPRIAAWTPMDYLQHSLTPIQSGCCKPPTSCTYNQAGVPVEAQDEDCYRWNNAPGILCYQCDSCKAGVLEQVRRDWHNITILNVMVLVALIAIYSCGCCAFRNARRAEYPYGVNRMSKMNPRWDYFWSRWWNGQREQLY